A DNA window from Mesotoga sp. BH458_6_3_2_1 contains the following coding sequences:
- a CDS encoding glycosyltransferase yields the protein MRVAFINPQGNFDRNDSYWTTHPDFGGQLVYVKEIASAMSEMGINCDIVTRRIVDDRWPEFSDEFDSYPGRNNLRIVRIPFGPEGFLRKEELWPHLGEFAKRIKEFYHAERTLPNFVTTHYGDGGLTGAMLFRETGIPYSFTAHSLGAQKLDKLLQTGADRLQIEREFNFSFRIAAERIAMKYSAINFVSTSMERFQQYSHRLYRDFSDVGNDSRYSVVPPGVNTDIFTTNSTELDGMIERKFRKAVERFSDLSRLQLPMIIVASRLEQKKNHIGLVRAFAKDRELNSTSNLVIVTRGLHDPYEEYSSLEEPDRSVLREIIDQISRNEIMDRVIFMDIENQLQLAALYRIGSKRRSVFALTSLYEPFGLAPIEAMACGLPAVATSSGGPVETLRENNIEYGILVDPLETEDIARGIKRAIFSGSDFWEEMSSRGVDRVTEKYTWKSAAEGYLNQIKEKIRHEHPEPEIPECFFTGIDIPFIE from the coding sequence ATGAGAGTTGCGTTTATAAATCCCCAGGGGAATTTCGACAGGAACGACAGTTACTGGACAACACATCCCGACTTTGGAGGTCAATTAGTCTATGTGAAGGAGATCGCGTCGGCCATGTCGGAAATGGGAATCAATTGTGACATTGTTACAAGGAGGATAGTCGATGATAGATGGCCGGAGTTTTCCGATGAATTCGATTCTTACCCGGGAAGAAACAACCTGAGAATCGTTCGAATCCCCTTCGGCCCCGAAGGCTTTTTGAGGAAAGAAGAACTCTGGCCCCATCTGGGTGAGTTCGCAAAAAGAATAAAAGAGTTCTACCATGCAGAACGCACACTACCGAATTTCGTAACAACTCATTACGGAGATGGTGGGCTGACTGGAGCAATGCTATTTAGGGAGACTGGAATTCCTTACTCCTTCACGGCTCACTCTCTTGGTGCTCAAAAACTTGATAAACTACTCCAAACTGGAGCAGACAGACTCCAGATCGAAAGAGAGTTCAACTTCTCCTTCAGAATCGCGGCCGAAAGAATTGCAATGAAGTATTCAGCAATCAACTTCGTTTCTACATCTATGGAGAGGTTTCAGCAGTACAGTCATAGACTCTACAGGGACTTCTCTGACGTTGGAAACGACTCAAGGTACTCTGTTGTTCCTCCAGGAGTCAATACAGATATATTTACTACGAACTCAACCGAACTAGATGGAATGATCGAAAGAAAATTCAGGAAAGCCGTCGAAAGGTTTTCAGATCTGTCCCGACTTCAACTTCCCATGATTATTGTGGCAAGCAGGCTTGAGCAAAAAAAGAATCACATTGGATTGGTAAGGGCATTCGCAAAAGACAGAGAATTGAACAGCACAAGCAACCTGGTAATTGTAACTCGCGGTCTGCACGATCCATACGAGGAATACAGTTCACTTGAAGAACCGGATCGCTCAGTGCTTAGAGAAATCATAGATCAGATATCGAGAAACGAAATAATGGACAGAGTCATCTTCATGGATATTGAGAACCAGCTTCAACTGGCCGCTCTATACAGAATTGGATCGAAGAGAAGATCGGTATTCGCTCTAACTTCTCTCTATGAACCTTTTGGCCTCGCCCCGATTGAAGCGATGGCCTGTGGTCTGCCAGCAGTGGCAACGTCTAGCGGAGGCCCCGTAGAAACTCTGAGAGAAAACAACATAGAATACGGAATACTTGTCGATCCGCTTGAAACAGAAGACATTGCTCGTGGGATTAAGAGAGCTATCTTTAGCGGCAGCGATTTCTGGGAAGAGATGAGTTCCAGGGGCGTTGATCGCGTCACTGAAAAATATACGTGGAAATCAGCTGCCGAAGGCTATCTTAATCAGATTAAGGAAAAGATTAGGCACGAACATCCCGAGCCGGAGATCCCAGAGTGTTTTTTTACCGGAATCGACATTCCTTTCATTGAGTAA
- a CDS encoding carbohydrate kinase family protein has product MSRVAVVGELLIDLISSSVVKDLGEASSFGRFFAGSPGNLVLNLNDLGVDTALLSRLGDDFFGRAYLTHLRSRGIYTSFVQLDPHAHTSVVFVSKSQSTPQFMAIRGADCFLEEPEDIHNFLNSVEFIYFTSWPLSRKRTRAVCMKLIALALKMGIKIAFDPNYREVLWETNQDGKSFIKEFMRYCFIVKPSEDDSYHIFGPGKPLDYIGRFHEAGARNVVLTLGHKGTIISDGRRIETLPPCARRVVDITGAGDAFWSGLLFGLLNGKDVFESAVYGNYCAAFRIEHEGKDVILPSVEALKAIFEAGDN; this is encoded by the coding sequence TTGTCAAGAGTCGCAGTCGTAGGCGAACTGCTTATCGACCTTATATCTAGCAGCGTCGTGAAGGATCTTGGCGAAGCATCTTCTTTTGGAAGATTCTTCGCGGGTTCTCCGGGAAACCTTGTCTTGAATCTTAACGATCTTGGTGTAGATACAGCTCTTCTCTCAAGATTGGGTGACGATTTCTTTGGAAGAGCGTATTTGACACATCTGCGCTCCAGAGGCATCTACACCTCATTTGTCCAGCTGGACCCTCACGCTCATACTTCGGTTGTGTTTGTTTCGAAGTCACAATCGACTCCTCAGTTCATGGCAATTAGAGGGGCTGACTGTTTTCTCGAAGAACCTGAAGACATTCATAATTTTCTGAACAGTGTCGAATTCATTTATTTTACATCATGGCCGCTCTCAAGGAAGAGAACAAGAGCCGTCTGCATGAAATTGATCGCTCTTGCTTTGAAAATGGGAATTAAGATTGCATTCGATCCTAATTACAGAGAAGTGCTGTGGGAGACAAACCAAGACGGCAAATCCTTCATTAAAGAGTTTATGAGGTACTGCTTTATCGTCAAGCCTTCCGAAGATGACTCATATCACATTTTCGGCCCCGGGAAACCTTTGGATTACATTGGCAGATTCCATGAGGCCGGAGCAAGGAACGTTGTTCTGACTCTCGGCCACAAAGGCACGATTATATCTGACGGAAGAAGAATTGAAACACTTCCGCCTTGCGCTAGAAGAGTCGTAGACATCACAGGGGCAGGAGACGCTTTTTGGTCGGGTCTTCTCTTCGGATTGCTTAATGGAAAGGACGTATTCGAATCAGCTGTTTATGGGAACTACTGTGCGGCTTTCAGAATCGAACATGAGGGAAAAGATGTAATATTGCCTTCTGTGGAAGCGCTGAAGGCAATTTTCGAGGCGGGTGATAATTGA
- a CDS encoding OsmC family protein: MGSKVHVKVKFTEGFTGTGITDFDYKVKIGSDGAAPYDLLLMSLVSCLHATFLDILNKKRIDFTAADIEVWGEKREQVPTTLKLCEIKVGIKGVDLSHRSSVEKSFELATKYCSVYKTVSSVAEIVWEVSFD, encoded by the coding sequence ATGGGAAGTAAAGTTCATGTGAAGGTCAAGTTCACAGAAGGCTTCACCGGGACAGGAATAACGGATTTCGACTACAAAGTGAAAATCGGTTCAGACGGTGCGGCACCTTACGACCTGCTGCTAATGAGTTTGGTATCGTGCTTACATGCTACATTCCTTGATATTCTTAACAAAAAGAGAATTGACTTCACTGCTGCAGATATTGAAGTATGGGGAGAAAAGAGAGAACAAGTCCCTACCACTCTCAAGCTATGCGAGATAAAGGTCGGGATAAAGGGAGTAGATCTATCTCACAGAAGTTCAGTTGAGAAGTCTTTTGAGCTTGCAACAAAATACTGTTCAGTATACAAAACCGTTTCCAGCGTGGCAGAAATAGTCTGGGAAGTGAGTTTTGACTGA
- a CDS encoding 2-oxoacid:acceptor oxidoreductase family protein, translating into MKKFDIYITGVGGQGIGLLSEALLRAVDHSGQRAIGADTHGLAQRGGMVSSHLRIGSSVNSVLIMKHTADMVIALERHEALRGMVDYLKEKGTLVYYDTVWQPLDVRLRKAREIKNEDIERESRKRDVRAIRELEEDLKDARMQNVVLMGRIARDGLIPGVSVDHYERSLSDLMDGDLLTKNLELFRRLSRRE; encoded by the coding sequence ATGAAGAAATTTGATATTTACATCACTGGAGTTGGTGGTCAGGGAATAGGATTGCTAAGCGAGGCATTGCTTAGAGCAGTTGATCACTCCGGACAAAGAGCTATTGGTGCCGACACCCATGGATTGGCACAGAGAGGTGGGATGGTTTCTTCTCACCTCAGAATTGGGAGCAGCGTTAACTCCGTTCTGATAATGAAGCATACTGCCGATATGGTAATAGCCCTTGAACGTCATGAGGCTCTTAGGGGTATGGTGGATTACTTGAAAGAAAAGGGAACTCTTGTATACTATGACACCGTCTGGCAGCCACTAGATGTAAGACTGAGAAAGGCGAGAGAGATCAAGAATGAGGATATCGAAAGAGAATCTCGCAAGAGAGATGTAAGGGCGATTCGGGAACTTGAAGAGGATTTGAAGGATGCCCGAATGCAAAATGTAGTGTTAATGGGAAGAATAGCCCGTGACGGTCTTATTCCAGGAGTTTCAGTTGATCATTATGAGCGTTCTCTCTCGGACCTTATGGATGGAGATCTACTGACGAAGAACCTTGAGCTTTTCAGAAGGCTTTCCAGACGAGAGTAA
- a CDS encoding MalY/PatB family protein has product MKYNFDKIIERRGTDCIKWDHADLFFGKNDLLPMWVADMDFESPPEVVEAIVTRAKHGIYGYTARSDSYYESIVSWLSRRHGWEVEKEWISHAPGVVPAVHIAIMALTHPGDKVIVQTPVYYPFFKAVEETGRQLILNPLIESGGRYTMDFEDLERKIDSRTKIIILCSPHNPVGRVWTRDELSKLGEICLSSNIKIISDEIHSDLVLGNNRHIPIATISEEVSSITLTCVAPSKTFNLAGLSSAAVISSSSTLLSEYSNMLSSVGAGMSNVFGTIALQTAYNKGEHWLEELLEYISGNFEYMRDFLKANFPEVKVTELEGTYLAWIDFRGTGMSVEELKNLLYEKAKVGFEDGSIFGIEGEGFMRVNLACPRAIVEEAMKRLINVWKSC; this is encoded by the coding sequence GTGAAGTACAACTTTGATAAAATTATCGAAAGAAGAGGAACGGATTGTATCAAATGGGACCATGCAGATCTCTTTTTTGGGAAAAATGACCTCCTGCCGATGTGGGTAGCCGATATGGATTTTGAATCACCACCTGAAGTCGTAGAAGCGATTGTAACCAGGGCCAAACACGGTATCTACGGATATACCGCACGATCGGACAGCTACTACGAATCTATTGTGAGCTGGCTCTCTAGAAGGCATGGATGGGAAGTAGAAAAAGAGTGGATTTCACATGCACCCGGAGTAGTCCCGGCAGTTCATATTGCCATCATGGCACTCACTCATCCGGGAGACAAGGTCATTGTGCAGACACCAGTATATTATCCTTTCTTCAAAGCAGTTGAAGAAACGGGCCGTCAGTTGATTCTGAACCCTTTGATTGAGTCCGGCGGAAGATACACAATGGATTTCGAAGATCTGGAAAGGAAGATTGATTCGAGAACAAAGATTATCATCCTCTGCAGTCCCCACAATCCGGTAGGGAGAGTTTGGACAAGAGATGAACTTTCAAAGCTCGGAGAGATCTGCTTGAGCAGTAACATCAAGATTATTTCTGATGAGATTCATTCGGACCTTGTGCTTGGTAACAACAGACATATACCGATCGCCACGATATCTGAAGAGGTTTCTTCTATCACACTTACATGTGTAGCTCCAAGCAAGACCTTCAATCTCGCGGGACTTTCTTCGGCGGCGGTGATTTCATCTTCTAGCACACTTCTAAGTGAGTACTCGAACATGTTGAGTTCTGTCGGAGCCGGAATGTCTAATGTTTTTGGCACAATCGCACTTCAAACAGCTTATAACAAGGGAGAACACTGGCTTGAAGAATTGCTTGAATACATCAGTGGAAACTTCGAGTACATGAGAGATTTCTTGAAAGCAAACTTCCCGGAAGTAAAGGTCACCGAGCTTGAAGGAACGTATCTTGCATGGATTGATTTTAGGGGTACAGGCATGAGTGTGGAAGAGCTCAAGAATTTGCTGTATGAAAAGGCAAAGGTTGGTTTTGAAGACGGCTCTATATTTGGCATCGAAGGTGAAGGATTCATGAGAGTAAATCTTGCATGTCCTAGAGCCATCGTTGAAGAGGCCATGAAGAGGTTAATCAATGTCTGGAAATCCTGCTGA
- a CDS encoding tocopherol cyclase family protein — MSLGALFNSYLYHGNSLKKRFFEGWYFKFVDKRKEKSFAVIPGVSTGSSKNESHSFIQFLSGNRNESGNFTYPFKDFHSDTKRFAVEIVDNYFSTERVSLNMKNEKVKIAGEIKIIHPYLWPVRFYSPGIMGPFSFAPFMECYHGVVSMDHSLEGEVEVSGEVINLYGGKGYIEKDWGRSFPEAWVWMQSNNFDHARTSFMLSIATIPWLGRSFTGCLCAFLCKGELYRFTTYKGARINRVDTSGDRISVELKQREFTIHVDARKTSGAQLISPVQGSMSGKIDESLTSEIHLKVYEGNTLLFEGTGTNSGLEAVGKLKLKD; from the coding sequence ATGAGTCTCGGTGCGCTGTTCAATTCATATCTATATCATGGCAATTCTCTGAAGAAGCGCTTCTTTGAGGGGTGGTATTTCAAGTTTGTTGACAAGAGAAAAGAAAAGTCCTTTGCAGTAATTCCAGGCGTCTCAACAGGTTCCTCAAAAAACGAATCGCATTCTTTTATCCAGTTCCTTTCAGGTAACAGAAATGAATCAGGAAATTTCACTTATCCCTTCAAGGATTTTCATTCGGACACAAAGCGATTCGCAGTCGAAATCGTAGATAACTACTTTTCAACAGAAAGAGTGAGTCTCAATATGAAGAATGAGAAAGTCAAGATCGCTGGAGAGATCAAGATAATACACCCTTACCTCTGGCCCGTAAGATTCTACTCCCCGGGAATTATGGGCCCGTTTTCATTTGCTCCTTTCATGGAGTGCTATCACGGTGTCGTCAGCATGGACCACTCTCTGGAGGGAGAAGTTGAAGTGAGTGGAGAAGTAATAAATCTATATGGCGGAAAGGGTTATATAGAGAAGGATTGGGGAAGATCCTTTCCAGAAGCATGGGTCTGGATGCAGAGCAACAACTTCGATCATGCCAGGACGTCGTTTATGTTATCCATAGCAACGATTCCTTGGTTAGGGAGAAGTTTTACTGGTTGTCTGTGTGCCTTTCTTTGTAAAGGAGAGCTTTACAGATTCACTACCTATAAGGGAGCAAGAATCAACAGAGTTGATACATCCGGTGATAGGATTTCAGTTGAGTTGAAGCAGAGAGAATTTACGATACATGTGGATGCCAGGAAGACTTCTGGTGCGCAGCTTATTTCGCCGGTACAGGGTAGTATGAGTGGCAAGATCGACGAGTCGTTGACATCCGAGATTCATCTGAAAGTATACGAAGGCAACACACTTCTCTTTGAAGGTACCGGGACCAATTCTGGACTGGAAGCTGTAGGAAAACTGAAGCTAAAGGATTAG
- a CDS encoding M3 family oligoendopeptidase gives MSESTIEKHKRRYIAEDLDLSVWENLEGELKKLEEFEIADGDSLEDFLNYWSELFMILQEQLAWKYIDMTRFADNEDKRLEYSRFYAEVYSRSEPYKIKLMNKYHSSPFRNDLDSHRYENFDAIVSNTVELFREENLALEIQEKKMASEYAAIIGSLTVNYRDHEYTLSQLSKFQLEPDRSVREEAWRLSMSKLKEVHKNLEELFDRLLAVRVPQAENAGFRSYRDYMHLKKNRFVYSVDDVIRFHESVEKIVVPFVAELNEKRRKQLGLQKLRPWDLSVEPSGKVLKPFRTMEEFVQKAIRILEKVDPEFGRNLFKMKENGLLDLENRKGKAPGGYNYPLDETGAPFIFMNATGTPANVRTILHESGHAMHSFATVNEKLIAYRHATHEAAELASMSMELLTMDYWDEYYSADEVRIARLEELTGTLSFLPWCMVVDSFQQWIYTNPDHSSKERDRKFAEIFDRFNTGVEWTDLEDLKEIRWLLQPHIFTNPFYYIEYGIAQLGALAIYKNYRERGPKAIEEYKRFLSMGYSRPLDELFKSAGIEFDFSEKHLSELIHFVGSELVSQ, from the coding sequence ATGTCCGAATCCACCATTGAAAAGCATAAAAGGAGATATATTGCTGAAGATCTTGATCTGTCTGTATGGGAGAATTTGGAGGGCGAGTTGAAGAAACTGGAAGAATTCGAAATTGCTGACGGGGATTCGCTCGAGGATTTTCTCAACTATTGGAGTGAGCTCTTCATGATCCTTCAAGAGCAACTCGCGTGGAAATACATAGACATGACTAGATTTGCGGACAACGAAGATAAGAGACTCGAGTACTCAAGGTTCTACGCAGAGGTCTACTCAAGATCTGAGCCTTACAAGATCAAATTAATGAATAAGTATCATTCCAGCCCCTTCAGAAATGATCTCGACAGCCACAGATATGAAAACTTCGATGCCATAGTGTCGAATACCGTGGAGCTCTTCAGAGAAGAGAATCTCGCCCTGGAGATTCAGGAGAAGAAGATGGCTTCTGAATATGCGGCCATTATTGGTTCTCTAACGGTTAATTATAGAGATCACGAGTATACTCTATCGCAGCTCTCTAAGTTTCAACTTGAGCCTGACCGTTCAGTTAGGGAAGAAGCGTGGCGGCTTTCCATGAGCAAGTTGAAAGAAGTGCACAAGAATCTGGAAGAACTCTTTGACAGACTTCTGGCGGTCAGAGTACCACAAGCCGAAAATGCGGGATTTAGAAGTTACAGGGACTATATGCACCTGAAGAAGAACAGGTTCGTCTACTCGGTTGACGATGTCATTAGGTTTCATGAATCGGTGGAAAAAATTGTTGTACCATTCGTTGCTGAACTCAACGAAAAAAGAAGGAAACAGCTTGGACTGCAGAAGTTGAGACCCTGGGACTTGAGTGTTGAGCCCTCTGGAAAAGTACTAAAACCCTTCAGAACGATGGAGGAATTTGTTCAAAAGGCAATAAGAATTCTTGAGAAAGTTGACCCCGAGTTCGGCAGAAATCTATTCAAGATGAAGGAAAATGGTTTGCTTGATCTTGAAAACCGAAAGGGGAAGGCTCCCGGTGGTTACAATTACCCGCTTGACGAAACCGGTGCCCCCTTCATTTTTATGAATGCAACGGGAACGCCGGCAAATGTACGGACTATACTTCATGAATCGGGCCACGCAATGCATTCATTTGCAACCGTTAATGAGAAGTTGATTGCCTACAGACATGCAACACATGAAGCTGCTGAACTTGCTTCAATGTCGATGGAGCTTCTGACGATGGATTACTGGGATGAATATTACTCGGCCGATGAGGTTAGGATTGCCAGACTGGAGGAGTTAACTGGCACTTTGAGTTTCCTGCCTTGGTGTATGGTTGTCGACTCTTTCCAGCAGTGGATATATACGAATCCAGATCACTCTTCTAAAGAAAGGGATAGGAAATTTGCGGAGATTTTTGATCGTTTCAACACCGGTGTTGAGTGGACAGATCTGGAAGATTTGAAGGAAATTCGATGGCTCCTTCAGCCTCACATATTTACGAACCCATTCTACTATATTGAGTACGGCATAGCTCAACTAGGAGCACTTGCGATCTACAAGAACTACCGGGAGCGGGGTCCTAAAGCCATCGAAGAGTATAAGAGGTTTCTTTCCATGGGTTACTCAAGGCCCCTCGATGAGTTATTCAAAAGCGCCGGAATAGAATTTGATTTCTCGGAGAAACACCTGTCGGAACTCATTCATTTTGTCGGGAGCGAGCTAGTCTCTCAGTAA
- a CDS encoding thiamine pyrophosphate-dependent enzyme has protein sequence MKKMGEMLLSPNSGSEIMMGNTAVVRGMLEAGVRAVTSYPGSPTPEIAAAIASIPAERNPMYFEFSVNEKVATEVAFGASINGHLSCVFFKSVGLNVAADTFVQLSLMELIGGMVVVLGDDPGANSSQNEQDNRHIAHLSYVPVLEPSTPSEAYSMFLEASRLSQNLHMPIIVRLSTHVCHAKERVSFGKLNTHDRDNKPKFGVENGPYVPITADALKMKRRALKKLEEFRRMAQASCLNRVIEGTDTSRGIITAGAPYLSLLDVIGSSDTRPDILKLGIVHPLPEKEIVDFLSSHEEVKILEELDNLIEKEAKAIAYDNGLKTKIIGKLDLEDWIGEYTPDKVEEVLSKTWQDLVEPSKPRIKGVELTPRPAQMCPGCGHRSAFHSIKKALKDSDITVADIGCHTLGYLEPYKIGQVLLCMGHSSGTASGLSLFNNSRRVVAFLGDSTFFHAGLPGIINAIFNKHNFTLIIMENGTTAMTGHQDHPAVGRNFREVTQKIPVRQVLEGLGVENIREVDTYNQSKLTRFVEEALEEEGFKVIIAKHPCMLKFSRELRRKGRPLPNPVRVSEKCNRKLVCVSDFACPSYQIADDGSIWVQKDLCIGDRSCIQTCPSEAIVPDDK, from the coding sequence ATGAAGAAAATGGGTGAGATGCTCTTGTCTCCAAATAGCGGTTCAGAAATTATGATGGGAAACACCGCGGTTGTGAGAGGTATGCTGGAAGCGGGAGTCAGGGCGGTTACATCATACCCCGGCTCTCCCACTCCAGAGATTGCAGCTGCAATAGCTTCGATCCCCGCGGAAAGAAATCCAATGTACTTCGAATTTTCAGTAAACGAGAAGGTTGCCACAGAGGTTGCCTTTGGAGCTTCTATCAATGGTCATCTTTCGTGTGTGTTCTTCAAGAGCGTCGGACTAAACGTGGCAGCCGATACTTTCGTTCAACTTTCTCTGATGGAACTCATCGGAGGCATGGTTGTTGTGCTTGGTGATGATCCCGGGGCAAATTCATCCCAGAATGAACAAGACAATCGTCATATAGCTCATCTTTCCTACGTACCAGTTCTGGAACCCTCAACTCCTTCCGAAGCCTACTCGATGTTTCTCGAAGCATCGAGACTTTCGCAAAATTTGCACATGCCGATTATTGTGAGGCTTTCGACTCACGTGTGTCATGCCAAAGAAAGGGTATCGTTTGGAAAGCTGAATACTCATGACCGAGATAATAAGCCGAAATTCGGAGTTGAAAACGGGCCGTATGTTCCAATTACAGCCGATGCTCTGAAAATGAAACGAAGAGCACTGAAAAAACTCGAAGAATTTAGAAGAATGGCCCAAGCTTCTTGTTTGAACAGAGTCATAGAAGGCACTGACACTTCAAGAGGAATAATAACAGCTGGGGCTCCCTACCTATCACTTCTAGACGTTATCGGCTCGTCGGATACACGACCCGACATCCTTAAATTGGGAATTGTTCACCCACTTCCGGAAAAGGAAATTGTAGATTTTCTCTCTTCTCATGAAGAGGTCAAAATACTTGAAGAGCTTGACAATCTTATTGAGAAAGAAGCCAAAGCCATTGCTTATGACAACGGACTGAAGACTAAAATCATCGGGAAGTTGGACCTTGAAGATTGGATCGGAGAATACACTCCTGATAAGGTTGAAGAAGTCCTGTCAAAGACCTGGCAAGATCTTGTTGAACCTTCCAAACCAAGAATTAAAGGAGTTGAACTGACACCAAGACCGGCACAAATGTGCCCTGGTTGCGGCCACCGATCCGCATTCCATTCAATAAAGAAAGCGCTGAAAGACTCCGACATCACAGTAGCAGATATCGGATGTCACACGCTGGGTTACCTGGAGCCTTACAAAATTGGCCAAGTGCTACTCTGCATGGGTCATTCAAGTGGCACGGCTTCTGGCCTTTCCCTGTTCAACAATTCTAGAAGAGTTGTGGCTTTTCTCGGAGATTCAACTTTCTTCCACGCAGGATTGCCGGGAATAATAAACGCTATTTTCAACAAGCACAATTTCACTCTGATAATTATGGAAAATGGCACAACAGCCATGACGGGTCATCAAGATCACCCGGCTGTCGGCCGTAATTTTAGAGAGGTGACCCAAAAAATCCCTGTAAGACAGGTCCTAGAGGGACTTGGAGTAGAGAATATCCGAGAAGTCGATACTTACAACCAGTCAAAGTTAACTCGATTCGTTGAAGAAGCTCTTGAAGAAGAGGGATTCAAGGTGATCATCGCGAAGCATCCCTGTATGCTGAAATTTTCACGTGAACTTCGGAGAAAGGGCCGACCTCTTCCGAACCCTGTCCGGGTAAGCGAGAAATGCAATCGAAAACTTGTTTGTGTCAGTGACTTCGCATGCCCAAGCTACCAGATAGCCGATGATGGATCAATATGGGTTCAAAAAGATCTCTGCATCGGAGACAGATCGTGTATTCAGACGTGCCCATCAGAAGCAATTGTCCCCGATGACAAGTGA
- a CDS encoding carbohydrate kinase family protein, which yields MVFDAAVIGAIGIDTNVYLSGNEVDFSVETSFGENLDCIGQAGGYSSQSLRRLGHRICFIGYVGEDYFGEHIREVFLDQGIDISLLGIDPLGTKRSVNLMYKDGGRKNFYDGKGSMILEVDTEAVLSYLSGTKLAHINIVNWTRNLLRPLKKAGLTLSIDIQDVIDPDDSYREDYVREADVLFFSSTNFSDPSFLIEKYLEIRSDRVVICGLGNKGCVVGNDKGIEYFDPVELAEPVVDTNGAGDSLAAGFLSSYFFDGYSIRESVLRGQIAARYCCSKKGVSSELITKDHLDLLFKEKSEASEQLS from the coding sequence ATGGTTTTCGATGCTGCTGTAATCGGAGCTATTGGAATCGATACAAACGTCTATCTATCGGGAAACGAGGTTGATTTCTCGGTAGAGACCAGTTTCGGAGAGAATCTCGACTGTATTGGGCAAGCCGGAGGATATTCATCCCAGAGTCTCAGAAGACTTGGCCACAGAATCTGTTTCATAGGTTATGTGGGAGAAGACTATTTTGGAGAGCACATTCGAGAGGTGTTCTTAGATCAGGGTATCGATATATCTCTGTTGGGAATCGATCCATTGGGAACAAAGAGAAGCGTAAATCTTATGTACAAGGACGGGGGACGAAAGAATTTCTATGACGGAAAGGGGTCTATGATCCTTGAAGTCGACACAGAAGCTGTTTTATCCTATCTCTCTGGAACAAAGCTGGCTCACATTAACATCGTCAACTGGACTAGAAATCTACTTAGGCCTCTAAAGAAAGCCGGGCTCACTCTGTCGATAGATATTCAAGATGTCATAGATCCAGATGATTCCTACAGAGAAGATTACGTTAGAGAGGCCGATGTACTATTCTTTTCTTCAACAAACTTTAGCGATCCCTCCTTCCTTATCGAAAAATACCTAGAGATCCGAAGCGATAGAGTCGTAATCTGTGGATTGGGAAATAAAGGTTGTGTCGTAGGCAATGATAAAGGGATCGAATATTTCGATCCTGTTGAACTAGCCGAGCCAGTCGTTGACACAAATGGTGCAGGCGACAGTCTCGCAGCAGGATTCCTGTCCAGTTATTTTTTCGATGGGTATTCAATAAGAGAATCTGTTCTGAGAGGTCAGATAGCGGCCCGGTATTGTTGCTCAAAGAAAGGGGTGTCTTCGGAACTGATAACTAAGGATCATCTTGATCTACTCTTCAAAGAAAAGAGTGAAGCTTCGGAGCAATTATCGTGA
- a CDS encoding class I SAM-dependent methyltransferase: protein MKIYRKHNNSIDDPRYVAYFKDFIDSAVIDFVSCGRSGLDFGSGPSPVLATILDRDYGFDMDSYDLFFAPNMVFSGKKYHLITSTEVFEHLGDPLEYFKLLAGCLKDDGLLSIMTLFHPLDDEEFLDWYYIRDMSHISFFTSNTMKVISEISGLDLVFTDNRRYTSFRLKR, encoded by the coding sequence TTGAAGATATATAGGAAACACAATAACAGCATAGACGATCCCCGATATGTTGCCTATTTCAAGGATTTCATCGATTCTGCCGTGATTGATTTCGTTTCTTGTGGAAGAAGCGGGCTTGATTTTGGAAGTGGTCCCTCACCTGTATTGGCAACGATTCTCGATAGAGATTATGGTTTTGATATGGATAGTTATGATCTGTTCTTCGCGCCAAACATGGTCTTCTCGGGAAAGAAGTATCATCTAATTACCTCAACAGAAGTATTCGAACACCTTGGTGATCCTTTGGAGTATTTCAAACTGCTAGCAGGCTGTCTCAAAGACGATGGACTGCTTTCAATAATGACTCTTTTTCACCCTTTGGATGATGAAGAATTTCTTGACTGGTATTATATTAGAGATATGAGTCATATATCATTCTTTACCAGCAACACTATGAAGGTCATTTCAGAAATTTCTGGACTTGACTTAGTGTTTACGGATAATAGGAGATATACCTCGTTCAGGCTGAAGAGATAA